TGAGGGCTGAGTCTCCAGTTCTGTTTCAGACAAGTGAAATTTGTGATGTCAGGTATCTGGGTGGAGGTGTAAATGTGTAGCCGATTGGGTAGAGGTGCCTGGAGCTCCGTGCAGTGCTCAGATTAACTGGCGTTTGGAAGCTGTCTCCCTggtcttttaaagagaaaagctgGGTTGACAGGGCCTGAAACTTTGATCGAACCTGTTACGTCTAGCACTTGTGCTCTCACTTCTTTCTGAACTTCCCCAGGGCAGGTGGGAGGTGCGAGCTCCAGGTTCTTGTGCCGCCTCCCCAAACCTGTAGACTGTGTGACTCGTTCCCAAGTCCCATTTCCCCGCCGTCACCCGGATGGCTAGGGATTGGCCCACCCTGCTGTGGGGATCCAGCATGGCTTGTTGCAGTCAGGCATGGCGTTCCATGGAAAACTGCTTTCAGAGGCTGAGCTCGAAGTGAGGGAGTAACTCTCTGTGCTGAGAGCTTGTGAGTTGGCCTCTGCCGCCTGTGAAACTAGGATAACGATCCCTGGTGGCCGGGACTAGGCACAGGATGGGCTCTGGTCACCCGTACTCGCTCTCCCTGCATCTCCCCAGGTGGTGAAGACACCCAAGCACTGTTCCCACCGTGAGGCTGGGCCAGGAGTCACGTGGCCTGGGGGTGGAGCGGGAGTTTGTCCTAGTCCAGGAGGATGTGGAGATGGGGAGTGGCCTTCAGGGGCTCTGCAGGCCAAACTTCTCTGACAGCCGGCTTCTTGTCCTATCTTAGCAAAAGCGCAAAGGTGTAGAAGGGCTCATTGACATTGAGAACCCCAACCGGGTGGCACAGACAACcaaaaaggtcacacagctggaccTGGATGGGCCCAAGGAACTTTCAAGGAGAGAAAGGTAACCTCTGCTTCTGAGCCTTGTGACTTGGGCCCGGGGCTGAggcccccagctcctctgccctTGCTTCCTGGGCTCTTGAGGTCCCCAGTGGCTGGTGGGCGCTCTGGCTCCGGtatttatttctctgtcatctcattctCCCAAAGGCCCTATAGAAGCTTCTCCCccacaaaacaaagcagaaaacagaattttttcccccagtggaAGCATAGcaggaaaaacagaaattatGCTGTAGCCCCTTCCTCCAGGGCACCCCACTCCAGGGATACCTCCCTTATCCAGCCTGATCTGACCCTTCTTGGCCTGCATCCATCCCTGATGTTGTGGCCATAGGGATTGGGAGGGGACTGGGGACCCGTGCCGTCCAGCACTGTGCAGGGAGGTCCACCAGCTGCCCCAGTCCTCTCTGAGTCCCAGGTGAAAATGGAGCTGCAGAGAGCTCGCTCACAGGCTGTGCAAGGATCACACCAAGTGCTACAGTGCCCTGCACACAGCTGGTCTTTAACAAGTTGTTCCCTGACTTTTCACGGCCACCAGGTGACCAAGGGCCTTATAGGAGGTTGAAAGCTACTAGGAAAAGCCACCCTGATTTCTCTCCTGACTGGGTTGCTTGATTTAAATCCACCTTGCTGTGCTGACTCTGTGACAGCTGAGGGGGGTCTCTGAAAACCCCGTGGGGAAGGCCCACAAGCTTGGGGTGTGATTGGAGGCTGCTGAAGAGTCTCCCCTTCCAGCAGCTTCTTTCTCACCAGTGAAACCCCCTCTGAGGTTGCAGAGTGACAGCCACTGCTGGCTTGTTTGCTGAGTGTCATCAAGGAGGGGGCACATGGAGCTAGGGCCCAGGCCTGAGTGCTTGGGCTTTATTCTGGCTCCCGCATCCAGCTCAGCTGCTAATGGTGGGGAAGATGGCCCCTGTGACACCATTTTACCCAAACAGAGAAGAAATCGAGAAGCAGAAAGCAAAAGAGCGTTACATGAAAATGCATTTAGCGGGGAAGACGGAGCAAGCCAAGGCTGACCTTGCCCGGCTGGCGATCATCCGGAAACAGCGGGAGGAGGCtgccaggaagaaagaagaagagaggaaaggtaAGTCTTGAGCCGCTGGTGTGGCAGCCTGACTGGTTCTGGACAGGCCACCAAGCCCTGCACTTCAGTGTCCTTGTCATGAAGTGGTATGAGGTCAGACTGTTCGGTAGAGGCCTACCgtgtgtggggggagggcggTGTGGGTGTATGTGCACGTGCGTGCCTGTCTGCCTGCCTTTCTCACTGTCAGATGGAGGTGGGTGTTCCTGCCCGCCACCTCCCAGGATGCTAGGAGAGTCCAGCAGCAGCGGAGTCAGATGTGAGTTTGAATCTCAGCAGAGCACTGTCCACAGCATCTGAGGGAGGCCTCAGGATGCACCTACCTTAGAGGCTAGAAGGTTCCCCTAAGGTCTCTGGTGTCTTGTGTAGCCTGGAGAGCTGCCTGGGGTAGCTCTTCATATGTCAGCATTTCATATTTCAGCTGGATGTCACAGATGATATCTGGCCCAGGTGTCCCTCTTCCCCCCTGCCTTCCTTCCAGTGGGGCCAAAGGTGGTAGGGATTCTTCCAGGCCAGGTTGGCTGTGGGGAACCGGTCTGCTTTAAAGGAGCATTTGACTCATGACCTTCTGGCCTCATGCACTCCTCTCTCCATCTGTGGGGGGCCATGAGTGTGTTGGGATCTTGCTGTCCTGCTTTCTAGGCCTAGAGATGGGAAATCAGTTGCCCTAGGGCATTGTCACCACGTTGGAGATACCCAGTAATCTCAACTTCCCACTAGTAGCTCCTTTCACAGACCTCAAGCAGCAAAGGACCTCATGTGTAACTATTTGAATGTTGCTGATTGCAGGCTTCAGAATCCACGGGGAGAGGTTGGAATTACAGGGCTCTGCCTGGGGGGTGGGCTAAGAAGAGTTTCCATTTGCTCAGTAGATTGTGTGTTGGTGGGCTTTTGTGGAGGGGGCAGCCACCCAGACTCCACGAGAATGTCTGGACACGTGGGTCCGGTGGCTTCCAGGGGAGGGCGTCAGTCCGGGCCCTTCTCTTTGGGTCGCTTCCTCATCTGCCAGCTGAACCAGTTGCACAAAATGTTGTCTGAGGCCTTTCAGACCTACAGTTGTATTATGGTTCGGGGGTGTGCGGGCTGTGTATGTGGAGGGGTGGTGTTGTCTTGTAactccttcccttcctgctcCTCAGCAAAAGATGATGCAGCTTTGTCAGGAAAACGAATGCAGTCGCTCTCCCTGAATAAGTAGCACGGCCTGTGGGAGGAGATAGCAGGGAACTGGGCCGTGCTGCCAGGACCTCTGCCGTGTCTCACCCACCCTGTGCCCCGGCGCCACTGCAGCAGCCCCTCGCGGCGAGGAGCCCCCCACGGCTCCTCTTCATCTTGGCACAGAAATCGTTTGGGGggatggtgggtggggggaggggcagctgcTATCTTTGAGACAGAAAGATGCAGGACAGCATTTCATATGTAACCATTTGAATGTTTTGGCTGTTTTTAGAATTCAGAACCCTTGTGGGGGGGGTGCCTGGGAGGTGGGGTAAGAAGAGCTTCCGTTTGTCTGGTCGATTGCGGGGCAGGGGGCAGTTGAGCCGCAGTAGCTGCTGACAAGTTTGTGATGGACGGCCCCCTGTCTGTGTTGCCCCGGCGCCCAACTGGGGGGCTGTCGCCTGGGAGCCAGGGCCCTGGGTCTCTGAGGGTCATGGCTCATCCCCAGCCAGTTCCCTCTGACTGAGGCTTCACTCCTGACCTTCCCACCCTACTCCCTACCCCCGACTGACTCTGGCCAGGGCCCGGGCCCATTCTTAACCCTGCCCATGGATCATTTCAAGAAACCTGTTTACTGTGTAGCCCCCAGGCAAAACATGCTCCACAAGTCCAACTTGTATATTTGGCAAATTAAACTTGACATTATCGTAATTCTGGTTCTGTGATCTGTCTCTGGGCCCCCATGCCTGGGCTGTTTTCACCCAGCAGGACAAGGTGTCACTCTCAGGCAGGCCCACCCCAGGGTTCGGGTGGCACCAATCCGGGTACAGGGACTGGACCCCGGGCATCCGAGCTGGGAGAGACTTCAGGATACAGgagccagccccctcccctcctttaaTCAAGCGGGGACCTTAGGCCGGAGGGGCCAGGGACCTGTGCACAGTACATAGCGTCCTGTCCTCCTGGTGCCCCCTGGTGGTGACAGCCTCAGGATTTCAGGGCTGGGAGTAAGGGACCCAACACCCAGCATGACTGCTAGGCATTACCTTGTTCGTGGTGGGATGGCAGTGGGGAAGCCGAGGCTTAGCACAGTCACGTGGGCGCCTGTTCTGCTTCTGCACCCCTCCAGGAGGGGCACCGCCTCCTAAACAGCAGTCCCCTCTGCGCGGTCCTGAGAGGCGAATGGGCGCCAGGCAGGGAGGGACTCGGTGAAGACTAAGGGGAGCTGTGTAGCCTGAGCTGTCTCTGGGGACTGAGAATTTTTATCTCctgatttaaaaaagaatcagtggGTCTCCTCTCACCGAGGAGACTATCCTGAGGGACAGGCCCTAgaacagtgggggggggggggggcttccttAAGTATCATTTGTCCTGAAGATGTGAGGACAGTTCACAATTAGATCTACTGATGTAATTCATTACCTAGTTGGACTAAAAGAAAAACCATGGTTACGTAAACAGGTAACTAAAAAgcatgtgagggcttccctggtggcgcagtggttgagagtccgcctgccgatgcaggggacatgggttcgtgccctggtccaggaagatcccacatgccgctgagcggctgggcccgtgggccgtggctgctgggcctgtgcgtccggagcctgttgctccgcactGGGAGAGGCCGTGGtggtgagaggctcacgtaccgcaaaaaaaaaaaaaaaagcacgtgaTTAAACAAAAACACCTGAGTAAAAtaggaatggaaaaaaaagtcctaaaaaaTGATGAGCAGTTAGTAGAAACCAACCGCAAACATCAAATAGAGAAATAATAAGTTTCCACTAAAGCCCAGAACCAGCCCACAATGTGCAAGCACTTGTCTAGGAATCTGACTGCTGAATGAGTGACAGAAAAGACACCTGGTCCTGGCAGCTCCCAGGCTGGACTGCAGCAGGGAAGGAACCATTTGGGGGCAGCCTTTTGGGTTTAAGGATCAGCTGTGCTGGCAAACAAAAATAAGCTACCAGTGCTCTGCCCAAACTAACCTCTCCTTCTAGACACACAGGCCGGCGTGTCTACGGttgcatttttattacctccacATTTTGAAGCAGTTCATGACCAGCAGAGTGCTTTGGGGACATTTTTTACAATAAATGGAagcatttctttaagaaaaaggcaATTGTTCCTTCAGTAGGTAAgcctcccgcccctcccctcccctcccctcccctccccacctgagGGAGCAGCCTGTGGGGACCCGAACTGGTACCCTAGAAACATTCAGCAAAGCGATCCTTCGCCTCCCTGACCCCCTTCCCTCAGCAGCTGGGATGAGGGCAACAGACTCCTCACAGGTCATTTGATCTTGAGATCCTTCAAGGCTGACTCCAAGCTCTGGAAGGAGACAAGTAAAAGACGGGCTGGTTCTCAGCTGTCCTGCAGACACCCCACCCACAGGGACCTGGCCTGGGACAGAGAACCTGGTCTTTGgggtcaggcagacctgggtttgaatcccagccctaAAGGAAGGTGCTGCAGAGGGTGCCAAGGCCCAGATGCCAAGGAGCCCTCACCCCACTGAAGTGCCCTGcgggaaagaaggaggaggactGGGGCATCCAGGTGGCTGCCAGGGAGAAATGGGCGGCCTGCGGGGAAGCGaggcggtggggggagggcaggcctCACCTTCACGTCCCAGATGCTCATGCCGCCGTCCATGCCTGTAGTGCAGAACTGCGAGCACTTGGCCTTCCCCCCACTGAGCACCGAGATCTGGCTGCAAAGGATGAGGGCTTTACAGATCCCAGCCTGTGCCTGGGCCGTGCTCCGGCCcactctgccctccaggagctcccCAACTTTTGGGGGAGCCCACCccagtgagtgtgagtgtgtgtgcccaGCAGGGACAGCCCAGGAGGCCGGGCTGTGAAGGATCACAGAGGACAACAGGACGGGGCTCCTGAGTCTGCTTTAGGGACGAGCAGTAGTCCCTGTGCAAGGAGCACAGGGCAGCCGGGCAGCTGGAACAGGACGCACAAAGGCCTGGGCAGGGGGTGAAGGCACACATGCTGGGGGAATCAGAGTGATGGAGCATAGTAGGGTGGGGAGAAGAAGCAGAAGATGGCACTGAGTGGATGCAGGGCTAGTTCTGAAGAGCCTTGAAGGCCGGGCAGAGGAGTTTAGTTTGAAGACGTTGGGCCAGGCAGCCACAGGAGGGTTTAACTAGCCTAGGGGCAAGGTCAAAGTCTCGCCACGCTTCCTCTGATTTGTCCTGGGGTGGACGCCTGTGGCTGGCAGGATCCGGGAGTCTCTGGCTCTGGTTCCACTCTAGTTCCTCAGGGAGGCTGCTGCGAGACCCTTCAttccgcccctcccccctccagtcACTGCCCGGCCACCCCCCAGAACGGTCCCACAGTGCGTCCTGAAAACTGAAAACGCAGAGCAAGGCTGACTGCTCTGCCCCACCTGATGCAAAATCTCAAGAGACTGACCAGCTTTCTAAGTGGGCCTGCACCTCGACGCTGCCTGGGTGGGTGTGGAGCTCGCCCTTCGGCCCCGCTCTCACCTGACACTGTTCTTGTGCAGTGAGTCCAGGCCCCCGCTTGCTGCCGTGCTGCCCTCCGAGCTCGCCTTCTTGTCGAGGTTCTGGAAGCGCTCGCGGGCCGTCAAGCCGCGCTGCGAGCTTTGCTTGGGCACGTCCAGCCGCCCACCGAAGCTCAGTGTCCCCGCGGCGCCGTCGTAAGTGAACAGCACCGGGAAGCAGTCGTGGCCCTGCAGCGGGAAGGGGCAGGGTGACATTGGAGCGCCCCCACTTTCCTCCCGGGGAAACCCAGGCCGAAGGGCAGGTGCAACACCGAGGGGCGCCCGGCCACAAATCGGGGGGGTCCCAGAGGCTGGATGCAGGGCTTGGGTGTAGCACAGGGAAGCCGATGCCAGCTCGGGGACACAGTCGGCGACCCCAGGTGTAGTAACAGGGACTGGATGTCGGGGCTGAGCACCTAGGAGCAGCCCCCTCAGCCAGCAGGGCCAGTGTTCAGTTGAGAAAGCTGGTCTGGGACTTTCCTGGGAGCCCAGGGGGCCTTGTCCTGCCTAGACAGTTACACCTGCTCTGGGAGAGACCCCACAGCTGGACGTTTGTCTAGGCAGAGCAGGCCTGATCCCCCTCTGGGACCCCATTAGGTTTCCTGAGGCCTGAAAAGAGCCTTGACATaggtgggcaggaggagggagggagagtagTGTCCTTCTGGACACACAGGACTGCACTCCCCCACAAGCACTCATTCTCTGAGTGAGGAGGTGTGGTCCTGTCATTTTCATTGGCCAATAAAATGTAAGCAGAAAGGTTAGGATCCAGGGCCCAGTTCTCCACTTCCCCTCCTCACTCCACGGGAGACAAAGCTCCCATCTGCACTGAGCAGAGCCCCCCTCACAGCGCCCACGCTGGACAGTCAAAGGGAGCAAGAAACAAACCTTTACTGTGTTAGGCCACTGCagttggggatttttttgttgttgttaccacAGCATAACCCAACCTATTTTGGCCAACAGAgatatggatggatgggtgggtggatgggaggaaggaaaggaggaaggggggaCAAGTAGAGGGCTGCCTGGGCATCTCGGGGCTCGCTGGGAGACCTGCTGTCACCGGCCCCTGCTCCCGCGCCCCCTTACCGCTGCCACCAGACTGTTTTCTGTGATGAAGGTCAGGGCCAGCAACGGCAGCGTTTCAGAGGCCAGAGTCGCAACGCTGAGTGAGAGAGAGACGTCAGCCACACCGGCCCCTCGTGCTCGGTGCCTGGGTTGCCCCCCATTCGGGTGACCTGCACTCACGCCATCTTCTTGTCGGCATCAGCCAGGCACACGGTGCTGTCATGGCTGACCCAGGCCACACGGCTGCCGCTGGCGGAAAAGCAGACCCCGTGCACCCAGCCGCAGCTGCTGCTGGACTCAAACATCAGCTCCC
The sequence above is a segment of the Orcinus orca chromosome 16, mOrcOrc1.1, whole genome shotgun sequence genome. Coding sequences within it:
- the PDAP1 gene encoding 28 kDa heat- and acid-stable phosphoprotein isoform X1, whose protein sequence is MPKGGRKGGHKGRARQYTSPEEIDAQLQAEKQKAREEEEQGEEGGDGAAGDPKKEKKSLDSDESEDEEDDYQQKRKGVEGLIDIENPNRVAQTTKKVTQLDLDGPKELSRREREEIEKQKAKERYMKMHLAGKTEQAKADLARLAIIRKQREEAARKKEEERKDGGGCSCPPPPRMLGESSSSGVRSKDDAALSGKRMQSLSLNK
- the PDAP1 gene encoding 28 kDa heat- and acid-stable phosphoprotein isoform X3 codes for the protein MPKGGRKGGHKGRARQYTSPEEIDAQLQAEKQKAREEEEQGEEGGDGAAGDPKKEKKSLDSDESEDEEDDYQQKRKGVEGLIDIENPNRVAQTTKKVTQLDLDGPKELSRREREEIEKQKAKERYMKMHLAGKTEQAKADLARLAIIRKQREEAARKKEEERKGEDSEAQRC
- the PDAP1 gene encoding 28 kDa heat- and acid-stable phosphoprotein isoform X2 — encoded protein: MPKGGRKGGHKGRARQYTSPEEIDAQLQAEKQKAREEEEQGEEGGDGAAGDPKKEKKSLDSDESEDEEDDYQQKRKGVEGLIDIENPNRVAQTTKKVTQLDLDGPKELSRREREEIEKQKAKERYMKMHLAGKTEQAKADLARLAIIRKQREEAARKKEEERKAKDDAALSGKRMQSLSLNK